One Helianthus annuus cultivar XRQ/B chromosome 7, HanXRQr2.0-SUNRISE, whole genome shotgun sequence genomic region harbors:
- the LOC110868587 gene encoding ATPase family AAA domain-containing protein FIGL1, producing MEAEPKPSSSSSSESSICWRKQLDANLKRLQSLLFGADIAIQKGDYSYAQLLSLRLIGFLDSHCLNDEDEALIRPIRREAVSKLESARQSLLADSDRQAFEQAGKDAGFVFHKQGDINIEKIKESKYFKALLKHSKVNTLNEDDEHVRQEDISRKALKGLLPVKATLYGGILGKNNSTYNSSVEVRGSSTYINADEDRTNGSHLRSKRAHMEISSPKIEKVTSPSSNSEATGNGFVTARTKLELDVRQKRGLTGSPNPSVSPQSDGTNRGYGVKSYGTRRGIRGFVPPIKSNGGNTGNVTSRASKGDDALDDSTKRCMDMLCGPDGELPEKLRNLEPRLIEHISNEIMDRDPNVRWDDIAGLHHAKKCVTEMVIWPLLRPDIFKGVRSPGRGLLLFGPPGTGKTMIGKAIAGEAKATFFYISASSLTSKWIGEGEKLVRALFGVASCRQPAVIFVDEIDSLLSQRKSDGEHESSRRMKTQFLIEMEGFDNANEQVLLIGATNRPQELDEAARRRLTKRLYIPLPSSEARAWIIRNLLMKDGLFNLSTEEIDSICKLTEGYSGSDMKNLVKDASMGPLREAMRDTKITELKKEDMRPVTLQDFENALQEVRPSVSVNELGTYESWNNQFGSLSI from the exons atggaggcAGAACCAAaaccgtcatcatcatcatcgtcggAATCGTCTATTTGCTGGCGAAAACAGCTGGATGCGAACCTTAAGAGGCTTCAATCTCTTCTATTCGGAGCAGATATCGCTATCCAGAAAGGAGATTACAGTTACGCTCAGCTACTCTCTCTCCGTCTCATCGGTTTTCTCGATTCTCACTGTCTCAACGACGAAGATGAAGCGCTCATTCGTCCGATTCGCCGTGAAGCGGTTTCGAAACTCGAGTCGGCTCGTCAATCGCTCCTTGCTGACTCGGATCG TCAAGCTTTTGAACAAGCCGGTAAAGATGCAGGGTTTGTTTTCCACAAGCAAGGGGATATCAACATTGAGAAAATTAAGGAATCAAAATATTTCAAAGCTCTTCTGAAACATTCTAAAGTAAACACTCTAAACGAG GACGATGAACATGTAAGGCAAGAAGATATCAGTCGCAAGGCATTAAAAGGTCTTTTACCTGTAAAAGCAACATTGTATGGAGGCATTTTAGGGAAAAATAATAGTACGTATAATAGTTCTGTTGAGGTTCGTGGTTCGTCTACATATATCAATGCTGATGAGGACAGAACAAATGGAAGTCACTTGAGATCGAAGCGAGCTCACATGGAAATCAGTAGCCCAAAGATTGAAAAAGTCACGTCTCCATCAAGTAACAGTGAAGCTACTGGCAATGGATTTGTTACTGCTAGAACAAAACTG GAATTGGATGTAAGACAAAAAAGAGGATTGACTGGATCACCGAATCCTTCAGTCTCTCCACAAAGTGATGGAACTAACAGAGGCTATGGTGTCAAATCCTACGGAACACGTCGTGGAATACGTGGTTTTGTACCGCCGATTAAATCCAACGGTGGTAACACTGGTAATGTAACCTCACGTGCATCAAAAGGTGACGATGCATTAGATGATTCCACAAAAAGATG CATGGATATGCTATGTGGTCCTGATGGTGAACTTCCAGAGAAGTTAAGGAATCTAGAGCCTCGCCTTATTGAGCACATTAGTAACGAGATAATGGATCGAGATCCTAACGTTCGTTGGGATGATATTG CTGGGTTACATCATGCAAAAAAATGCGTAACTGAGATGGTCATATGGCCTTTGTTGCGGCCTGATATATTTAAAGGAGTCCGTTCtccaggacgagggcttctattATTTGGCCCCCCA GGAACAGGTAAAACGATGATAGGTAAAGCAATTGCTGGAGAGGCTAAAGCAACGTTTTTCTACATATCTGCGAGTTCACTAACCAGTAAATGG ATTGGAGAAGGTGAAAAGCTAGTGAGGGCTCTATTCGGAGTTGCCAGCTGTCGGCAGCCAGCTGTAATATTTGTGGATGAAATAGATTCACTGCTGTCCCAG CGCAAGTCAGATGGTGAGCATGAGTCAAGCAGGCGAATGAAGACACAGTTTCTTATAGAAATGGAAGGATTTGACAATGCGAATGAACAAGTTCTACTCATAG GAGCAACAAATAGACCGCAAGAATTAGATGAGGCTGCTAGGAGGCGGCTTACCAAACGACTCTATATCCCGCTTCCTTCTTCAG AAGCGAGAGCCTGGATAATACGTAATCTTTTAATGAAGGACGGGCTTTTCAATCTATCGACAGAGGAGATTGATAGCATATGCAAATTAACTGAAG GCTATTCAGGATCCGACATGAAGAATTTAGTGAAAGATGCTTCCATGGGCCCACTGAGAGAAGCTATGAGAGACACAAAAATCACCGAACTTAAAAAGGAGGATATGAGACCAGTTACTCTACAG GACTTTGAGAATGCACTGCAAGAGGTGAGACCTTCTGTTTCTGTTAATGAACTTGGGACATATGAAAGTTGGAACAATCAGTTTGGGAGCTTATCGATTTAG
- the LOC110868591 gene encoding uncharacterized protein LOC110868591 isoform X2, with protein MCFITGRVQSLSSSPSVAQSELSSTPPCPTSVSDQLPISGVDVGHQFFSPCEMVTVGFHNHWLSGIDYIGASFQQCLDNVFHWFEKKKKKSSMVVVFSNRRWKREKREANRNTINIHCLCLLP; from the exons ATGTGTTTCATCACCGGTCGTGTTCAGTCCCTATCATCATCACCTTCTGTAGCTCAATCGGAACTCTCATCTACACCTCCGTGCCCTACTTCCGTTTCCGATCAACTACCGATCTCCG GGGTTGATGTTGGGCACCAGTTCTTTTCACCATGTGAGATGGTTACTGTAGGTTTTCATAACCACTGGCTCAGTGGAATTGATTACATTGGGGCAAGTTTTCAACAG TGTTTGGATAATGTGTTTCACtggtttgaaaagaagaaaaagaaaagttcgATGGTTGTAGTATTTTCAAATAGGAGATGGAAAAGAGAAAAAAGAGAAGCAAACCGAAACACCATCAATATACATTGTCTTTGTTTGTTACCTTAG
- the LOC110868591 gene encoding 30S ribosomal protein S21, chloroplastic isoform X1 encodes MASSTLTTFLSIFTPFKSPPSHLSFSTSSSPTNNNNIKEAFAPLVTCSSSNDLMSVVCPSLAHANTLFFRSAYNVQVVVEDNEPEEKLLGRFRREVMKAGVIQECKRRRYFENKQEEKKRKHREAAKRNRRRRGPFRNFNDDKAETVNKKRDDDNDNWEMPEDSPLN; translated from the exons ATGGCGTCCTCAACATTAACCACCTTCTTATCCATCTTCACACCATTCAAATCTCCACCATCACACCTCTCATTCTCAACATCTTCATCTCcaaccaacaacaacaacatcaaagAAGCGTTTGCTCCACTCGTCACTTGTTCCAGTTCGAATGATTTGATGTCGGTCGTGTGTCCGTCACTGGCGCACGCTAACACTCTGTTTTTCCGATCAGCGTACAACGTTCAGGTTGTTGTTGAGGATAATGAGCCGGAGGAGAAGCTTCTTGGAAGGTTCCGTAGAGAAGTTATGAAAGCTGGAGTTATTCAGGAGTGTAAGCGTCGTAGGTATTTTGAGAATAAACAGGAGGAGAAGAAACGGAAACATCGCGAGGCTGCTAAGCGAAATCGACGCAG ACGCGGCCCTTTCAGAAATTTTAATGATGATAAGGCGGAAACTGTGAACAAGAAGAGGGATGACGATAATGATAACTGGGAAATGCCTGAGGACAGCCCTCTAAATTGA
- the LOC110868589 gene encoding uridine kinase-like protein 1, chloroplastic, giving the protein MPEHTTAIDYVMEAASGPHFSGLHLDDRFLSSSFTDSIKQPFVIGVSGGSASGKTTVCDMIIQQLHDHRVVLVNQDSFYRGLTAEESARAHEYNFDHPDAFDTEQMLECIETLKQGKSVQLPIYDFKNHRRCSESFRQVNVSDVIILEGILVFHDQRVRDLMNMKIFVDTDADVRLARRIRRDTVERGRDVNSVLEQYAKFVKPAFDDFVLPSKKYADVIIPRGGENHVAVDLIVQHIRTKLGQHDLCKLYPNIYVIQSTFQIRGMHTLIRDKDISKHDFVFYSDRLIRLVVEHGLGHLPFTEMQVVTPTGSVYSGVDFCKKLCGVSIVRSGESMENALRACCKGIKIGKILIHRDGDNGQQLIYEKLPKDISERHVLLLDPVLATGNSANQAIELLIQKGVPESYIIFLNLISAPEGIHCVSKRFPSVKIVTSEIDVAINEEYRVVPGLGEFGDRYFGTDD; this is encoded by the exons ATGCCGGAGCACACGACGGCGATTGATTACGTCATGGAGGCCGCCTCCGGTCCTCATTTTTCCGGCTTGCATCTCGACGATCGATTCCTTTCTTCTTCATTTACCGATTCAATCAAACAGCCGTTCGTCATCG GTGTTTCTGGTGGTAGTGCTTCCGGTAAGACGACGGTTTGCGACATGATTATTCAACAGCTTCATGATCATCGTGTTGTTCTTGTTAATCAG GATTCGTTTTACCGTGGTTTGACTGCTGAAGAATCTGCACGTGCTCACGAGTATAATTTTGATCACCCTG ATGCTTTTGACACAGAGCAAATGCTAGAGTGTATTGAAACACTCAAACAAGGAAAGTCGGTACAACTTCCAATATATGACTTCAAAAACCACAGGAGATGTTCTGAATCCTTCCGCCAG GTTAATGTATCCGATGTTATTATCTTGGAGGGAATACTGGTGTTTCATGACCAAAGGGTTCGTGACTTGATGAATATGAAGATATTTGTTGACACAG ATGCTGATGTGAGGCTTGCTCGTAGAATAAGGCGAGACACAGTTGAGAGGGGTAGGGATGTAAATTCTGTACTTGAGCAG TATGCAAAGTTTGTTAAACCCGCTTTTGATGATTTTGTTCTTCCCTCAAAAAAGTACGCTGATGTCATCATACCAAGAGGTGGTGAGAATCATGTGGCAGTAGACTTGATAGTGCAACATATACGCACAAAGCTAGGTCAACATGACCTTTGCAAACTATATCCCAACATATATGTAATTCAGTCGACATTCCAG ATTCGAGGCATGCACACATTAATTCGAGATAAAGACATATCAAAGCATGATTTTGTATTTTATTCAGATCGGCTGATACGACTG GTTGTGGAGCATGGCCTTGGTCATTTACCATTTACGGAGATGCAAGTAGTCACTCCAACAG GATCCGTATATAGTGGAGTTGACTTTTGCAAAAAACTGTGTGGTGTCTCGATTGTTCGAAG TGGTGAAAGTATGGAAAATGCATTGCGTGCATGTTGTAAAGGCATAAAAATCGGAAAAATCCTTATCCATCGTGATGGTGACAATGGGCAGCAG CTTATCTACGAAAAACTCCCAAAAGACATTTCAGAACGACACGTACTTCTCCTTGACCCTGTTCTTGCTACAG GTAATTCAGCTAATCAGGCAATTGAGCTACTGATACAGAAAGGAGTGCCGGAATCGTATATAATATTCCTCAACCTCATCTCG GCCCCAGAAGGAATCCACTGTGTTTCAAAACGGTTTCCTTCAGTGAAGATAGTAACCTCAGAGATCGATGTTGCAATAAATGAAGAGTATCGCGTTGTACCTGGTCTTGGGGAATTTGGTGACCGTTACTTTGGCACCGATGACTGA